In Tursiops truncatus isolate mTurTru1 chromosome 19, mTurTru1.mat.Y, whole genome shotgun sequence, a genomic segment contains:
- the ZNF304 gene encoding zinc finger protein 304, with protein sequence MAAATLMDRAQGCVTFEDVFVYFSREEWELLEEAQRLLYRDVMLENFALVASLGCWCEADNEEAPSEQSVFVEGVSEVRTPESCPFIQKAQPCEICDPLLKDILHLAEHQGSCPAQKLYTCDSCGQGFLFSENFYQHQKQYSGKNPVRRGDDGASLVKSCAVHMLGRPFTCREEGMDLPGSSDLFQYQSTYNGMSPCKKAEFMEPFPQSSRLGRHQGDHDELMLLNCSDNGKTFLNTFTLLDNQITQAEVRAFRCLPCGNLSKEKSVLIHHTKIHSGETSHVCKECGKAFIHLSHLKTHQKFHNGKRQYTCSECGKAFSRKDTLVQHQRVHTGERSYDCSECGKAYSRSSHLVQHQRIHTGERPYKCTECGKAFSRKDTLVQHQRFHTGERPYECSECGKFFSQSSHLIEHWRIHTGARPYECIECGKFFSHNSSLIKHRRVHTGARSYVCGKCGKAFGCKDTLVQHQIIHTGARPYECSECGKAFSRKDTLVQHRKIHTGERPYECGECGKFFSHSSNLIVHQRIHTGAKPYECSECGKCFSHNSSLILHQRVHSGARPYVCSECGKAYISSSHLVQHKKVHTGARPYECNECGKFFSRNSSLILHQRVHTGEKPYVCSECGKAYSRSSHLVRHQKVHTGEGPHECNSFDGPLAASVTLV encoded by the coding sequence GTTGTTGGTGTGAAGCAGACAATGAGGAGGCCCCTTCTGAGCAGAGCGTTTTTGTAGAAGGAGTGTCAGAGGTCAGGACTCCTGAGTCATGTCCATTTATCCAGAAAGCCCAGCCGTGTGAGATATGTGACCCACTCTTGAAAGACATTTTGCACCTGGCTGAACACCAGGGATCATGCCCTGCACAGAAACTGTACACATGTGACTCCTGTGGGCAAGGATTCCTGTTCAGTGAAAACTTTTATCAGCACCAGAAGCAATATAGTGGGAAGAATCCTGTCAGAAGGGGTGATGATGGGGCCTCACTTGTGAAGAGCTGTGCTGTCCACATGTTAGGGAGACCTTTTACTtgcagggaggaagggatggaCTTGCCAGGTAGCTCTGACCTGTTCCAGTACCAAAGCACTTACAATGGAATGAGTCCATGCAAAAAGGCTGAGTTCATGGAGCCCTTTCCACAAAGCTCCAGACTCGGGCGACACCAGGGAGACCATGATGAACTGATGCTTCTCAATTGCAGTGACAATGGGAAAACGTTCCTGAACACCTTCACTCTCCTTGACAACCAGATAACTCAGGCTGAAGTGCGAGCTTTTAGGTGCCTACCATGTGGAAATCTGTCCAAGGAGAAATCAGTTCTTATTCATCATACAAAAATTCATAGTGGAGAAACATCACATGTGtgtaaggaatgtggaaaggCCTTCATTCACCTGTCTCAcctaaaaacccaccagaaattTCACAATGGGAAAAGACAATATacatgcagtgaatgtgggaaggccttcagccGCAAAGACACGCTTGTACAACACCAGAGAGTCCACACTGGAGAAAGGTCTTATGACTGCAGCGAATGTGGAAAAGCCTACAGCAGAAGCTCCCACCTTGTTCAGCACCAGAGAATTCACACCGGAGAAAGGCCTTATAAGTGCactgaatgtggaaaagcctttagCCGTAAAGACACACTTGTTCAGCACCAGAGATTTCatactggagaaaggccttatgagtgcagtgaatgtgggaaattcttTAGCCAAAGCTCTCACCTTATTGAGCACTGGAGAATTCACACTGGGGCAAGGCCTTACGAGTGCATAGAATGTGGAAAATTCTTTAGCCATAACTCCAGCCTCATTAAACATAGGAGAGTCCACACAGGAGCAAGGTCTTATGTGTGTGGCAAATGTGGGAAGGCTTTTGGCTGCAAAGACACACTTGTTCAGCACCAGATAATTCACACTGGAgcaaggccttatgagtgcagtgagtGTGGAAAGGCCTTCAGCCGTAAAGACACGCTTGTACAGCACCGGAAAATCCACAccggagaaaggccttatgagtgtgGCGAATGTGGAAAATTCTTTAGCCATAGCTCCAACCTCATTgtgcatcagagaattcacactggagcgaagccttatgagtgcagtgaatgtgggaaatgcTTTAGCCACAACTCTAGCCTCATTCTACACCAGAGGGTTCACAGTGGAGCAAGGCCTTATGTGtgtagtgaatgtgggaaagcctacATTAGTAGCTCCCACCTTGTTCAGCACAAGAAAGTCCACACTGGAGCGAGGCCTTATGAgtgcaatgaatgtgggaaattctTTAGCCGCAACTCTAGCCTCATCCTTCACCAGAGggttcacactggagagaagccttacgtgtgcagtgaatgtgggaaagcctatAGCAGAAGCTCCCATCTTGTTCGGCACCAGAAAGTTCACACTGGTGAAGGGCCTCATGAATGCAACAGTTTTGATGGCCCTTTAGCTGCATCTGTTACACTTGTTTAG